In Geobacillus kaustophilus, a genomic segment contains:
- a CDS encoding YneB family resolvase-like protein: MRAVIYCRVSTDKAEQETSLARQRDELERLAAECGLKIVKVIAEQASGYEADRDGVLELLSLCEEGKVDVLLIQDETRLGRGHARMAVLHCLKKQGVKIYSASHRGEMPLSEADEMVLSIIAIVEEYQRKIHNAKIKRGMQRAIARGYRPERNLRRRGENAGRDRIDLPVEEIVRLHERGLTFADIAATLRSFGYEASKATVHRRYQEYMDEQQRRC, encoded by the coding sequence ATGAGGGCGGTCATTTACTGCCGCGTCAGCACAGACAAAGCTGAACAGGAAACGTCGCTCGCGAGGCAGCGAGATGAGCTCGAGCGGCTGGCGGCCGAGTGTGGATTGAAAATCGTCAAAGTGATCGCCGAGCAGGCGAGCGGTTATGAAGCCGACCGCGACGGTGTGTTGGAGCTGCTTTCGCTTTGCGAGGAAGGTAAGGTCGATGTGCTGCTCATTCAAGATGAAACGCGGCTTGGGCGCGGCCATGCGCGCATGGCGGTGCTGCATTGCTTGAAAAAGCAAGGGGTGAAAATATACAGCGCCAGCCATCGCGGGGAGATGCCGCTGTCGGAGGCCGATGAGATGGTGTTATCCATCATCGCTATTGTCGAGGAGTACCAAAGAAAAATACATAATGCCAAAATTAAGCGCGGCATGCAGCGAGCCATCGCCCGCGGCTACCGACCGGAGCGGAACTTAAGGCGCCGGGGCGAAAACGCCGGGCGCGACCGAATCGATCTGCCGGTTGAGGAGATCGTCCGCTTGCACGAGCGCGGACTGACGTTTGCTGATATTGCCGCGACGCTGAGAAGCTTTGGCTACGAGGCGTCCAAGGCGACCGTCCATCGCCGTTACCAGGAATATATGGACGAGCAACAAAGGCGGTGTTGA
- a CDS encoding site-specific integrase: MLLEDILEEYDYYCISKRFTRKTLINKRQELKQFKRFMTEKRGIVELESITTHDIKAYMRYKQKSGLKPQSIVSMLKMIRAFFLGVKKRNVSKKI, from the coding sequence TTGTTGCTTGAGGACATTTTAGAAGAATATGACTATTATTGCATTTCAAAAAGATTCACAAGAAAAACGCTCATTAACAAGCGTCAAGAGTTGAAACAGTTTAAGCGGTTCATGACCGAAAAGCGTGGAATTGTTGAACTAGAAAGTATCACTACACACGATATTAAAGCGTACATGCGATACAAGCAGAAATCGGGATTAAAACCGCAATCTATTGTATCTATGTTGAAAATGATTCGAGCGTTTTTTCTTGGTGTGAAAAAGAGGAATGTATCAAAGAAAATATAG
- the sirA gene encoding sporulation inhibitor of replication protein SirA: MIRYWIYLLNDDVASHYRHRAEKIVELLREHQYAKAPLKAICRKQVEFITERLSFSRLELGLKQYFAGRVGKNLERNMFVLQNDAGEEALLVVQKRRLLLVADSAPLAADIGRALARLSPTFLAVDADFADYCWLSAPRQGRKFA; encoded by the coding sequence ATGATCCGCTATTGGATTTATTTATTGAATGACGATGTGGCGTCGCATTACCGCCATCGGGCAGAAAAAATTGTCGAACTGCTTCGTGAGCATCAATACGCGAAAGCGCCGCTGAAGGCGATTTGCCGCAAGCAAGTCGAATTTATCACCGAACGGCTGTCATTTTCGCGTCTGGAACTCGGCTTAAAGCAATATTTTGCCGGCCGCGTCGGCAAAAATTTGGAGCGCAATATGTTTGTTTTGCAAAACGACGCCGGCGAGGAAGCGCTGCTTGTCGTGCAAAAGCGCCGCTTGCTTCTTGTCGCTGACAGCGCGCCGCTTGCTGCGGACATCGGCCGGGCGCTCGCTCGGCTTTCGCCGACGTTTTTGGCGGTCGACGCTGATTTTGCCGATTACTGTTGGCTGTCCGCACCTCGGCAAGGAAGAAAATTTGCGTAA
- a CDS encoding YneF family protein, translating into MWGTILVGVLALIAGVAIGFFVARKTMINYLKKNPPINEQMIRMMMMQMGMTPSQKKINQMMKMMNNHLK; encoded by the coding sequence ATGTGGGGTACGATTCTCGTTGGCGTGCTGGCGCTCATCGCCGGGGTGGCGATCGGATTTTTCGTCGCCCGCAAAACGATGATCAATTATTTGAAGAAAAACCCGCCGATCAATGAACAAATGATCCGGATGATGATGATGCAAATGGGCATGACTCCGTCGCAGAAGAAAATCAACCAGATGATGAAAATGATGAACAACCATCTCAAGTAA
- the tkt gene encoding transketolase, with translation MAHSIEELAITTIRTLSIDAIEKAKSGHPGMPMGAAPMAYTLWTKFMNHNPANPNWFNRDRFVLSAGHGSMLLYSLLHLSGYDVSMDDLKQFRQWGSKTPGHPEYGHTPGVEATTGPLGQGIAMAVGMAMAERHLAATYNRDGFEIINHYTYAICGDGDLMEGVASEAASLAGHLKLGRLIVLYDSNDISLDGELNLSFSENVAQRFQAYGWQYLRVEDGNNIEEIAKALEEARADLSRPTLIEVKTTIGYGAPNKAGTSGVHGAPLGAEEAKLTKEAYRWTFAEDFYVPEEVYAHFRETVQEPGAKKEAEWNEQFAAYERAHPELAAELKRAIEGKLPDGWEAALPVYEAGKSLATRSSSGEVLNAIAKAVPQFIGGSADLASSNKTLIKGGGNFLPDSYEGRNIWFGVREFAMGAALNGMALHGGLKVFGGTFFVFSDYLRPAIRLAALMGLPVTYVLTHDSIAVGEDGPTHEPVEHLASLRAMPNLSVIRPADANETAAAWRLALESTDKPTALVLTRQDVPTLAATAELAYEGVKKGAYVVSPAKNGAPEALLLATGSEVGLAVKAQEALAAEGIHVSVISMPSWDRFEAQPKSYRDEVLPPAVTKRLAIEMGASLGWERYVGAEGDILAIDRFGASAPGEKIMAEYGFTVDNVVRRTKALLGK, from the coding sequence ATGGCGCATTCAATCGAGGAGTTGGCGATTACGACGATTCGAACGCTGTCGATTGACGCGATCGAAAAAGCGAAATCTGGGCACCCGGGCATGCCGATGGGCGCGGCGCCGATGGCGTACACGCTTTGGACGAAATTTATGAATCATAACCCGGCGAATCCAAACTGGTTCAACCGCGACCGGTTTGTCTTGTCGGCCGGGCACGGGTCGATGCTGTTGTACAGCTTGCTCCATTTAAGCGGCTACGACGTATCGATGGATGACTTGAAACAATTCCGTCAATGGGGAAGCAAAACGCCGGGCCATCCGGAATACGGCCATACGCCGGGCGTGGAAGCGACGACGGGACCGCTCGGCCAAGGGATTGCGATGGCGGTCGGCATGGCCATGGCGGAACGGCATTTGGCGGCTACATACAACCGCGACGGGTTTGAGATCATCAATCATTATACGTACGCCATTTGCGGCGATGGGGACTTGATGGAAGGGGTGGCGAGCGAAGCTGCGTCACTCGCCGGCCACTTGAAGCTCGGCCGCTTGATCGTTCTGTATGATTCGAACGACATTTCCCTTGACGGCGAGCTTAACTTGTCGTTCTCGGAAAACGTCGCCCAACGTTTCCAAGCGTACGGTTGGCAATATTTGCGCGTTGAGGACGGCAATAACATTGAAGAAATTGCGAAAGCGTTGGAAGAAGCGCGGGCGGACCTCAGCCGACCGACGCTCATTGAAGTAAAAACGACGATTGGCTACGGCGCGCCAAATAAAGCGGGCACGTCCGGCGTCCACGGCGCTCCGCTCGGCGCGGAGGAGGCGAAGCTGACGAAGGAAGCGTACCGTTGGACGTTTGCCGAAGATTTTTATGTACCGGAAGAAGTGTACGCTCACTTCCGGGAAACGGTGCAAGAGCCAGGAGCGAAAAAAGAAGCGGAATGGAACGAACAGTTCGCCGCGTACGAACGGGCGCATCCGGAATTGGCCGCCGAGCTGAAGCGGGCGATTGAAGGGAAGCTTCCGGATGGCTGGGAGGCGGCGCTGCCGGTGTATGAAGCGGGCAAAAGCCTGGCGACCCGCTCATCGTCCGGGGAAGTGCTCAACGCCATCGCCAAAGCGGTGCCGCAGTTTATCGGCGGTTCGGCTGACTTGGCGAGCTCGAATAAAACCTTGATCAAAGGCGGCGGCAACTTCCTGCCGGACAGCTACGAAGGGCGCAACATTTGGTTTGGCGTGCGCGAGTTTGCCATGGGGGCGGCGCTCAATGGCATGGCGCTTCATGGTGGGTTGAAAGTGTTCGGAGGCACGTTCTTCGTGTTCTCTGACTATTTGCGTCCGGCGATTCGCTTGGCGGCGCTCATGGGCTTGCCAGTCACCTACGTCTTGACGCACGACAGCATCGCCGTCGGCGAAGACGGCCCGACGCACGAGCCGGTCGAACATCTCGCTTCGCTTCGGGCGATGCCGAACTTGTCAGTCATCCGACCGGCTGATGCCAATGAAACGGCGGCGGCATGGCGGCTGGCGCTCGAATCGACGGACAAGCCGACTGCGCTTGTCTTGACGCGTCAAGATGTGCCGACGTTGGCGGCAACAGCTGAGTTGGCGTATGAAGGCGTGAAAAAAGGTGCGTACGTCGTTTCACCGGCGAAAAACGGCGCTCCAGAGGCGCTGTTGTTGGCGACTGGTTCGGAAGTCGGCCTGGCCGTGAAAGCGCAAGAAGCGCTCGCTGCTGAGGGCATCCATGTCTCCGTCATCAGCATGCCATCGTGGGACCGTTTCGAAGCGCAGCCAAAATCGTACCGCGATGAAGTGCTTCCGCCGGCCGTGACGAAGCGGCTCGCCATTGAAATGGGCGCGTCGCTCGGTTGGGAGCGCTACGTCGGCGCCGAGGGCGACATTTTGGCCATCGACCGATTCGGTGCTTCCGCTCCGGGAGAGAAAATCATGGCCGAGTATGGCTTTACGGTTGACAACGTCGTCCGCCGCACAAAAGCGCTGCTCGGCAAGTAA
- a CDS encoding DUF896 domain-containing protein, translating to MLAKHKLARINELAKKAKTGGLSAEETLEQAKLRREYIQAFRKTMTDMLHTVTVIDPTGNDVTPKKLKESQRRRFH from the coding sequence ATGCTTGCCAAACATAAATTAGCCCGCATCAATGAACTGGCAAAAAAAGCGAAAACCGGCGGCTTGTCGGCCGAGGAGACGCTGGAACAAGCGAAGCTTCGCCGCGAATACATTCAGGCGTTCCGCAAGACGATGACCGATATGCTGCATACAGTGACGGTCATCGACCCAACCGGCAACGACGTGACGCCGAAAAAATTAAAGGAAAGCCAGCGGCGGCGCTTCCATTAA